A genomic window from Flavobacterium azooxidireducens includes:
- the fabG gene encoding 3-oxoacyl-[acyl-carrier-protein] reductase, with amino-acid sequence MKLLEGKVAIITGASRGIGSGIAKVFAQHGANVAFTYSSSAESALVLENELNALGIKAKGYKSNAADFNEAQKLADDVLAEFGTIDILINNAGITKDNLLMRMSEEDFDKVIEINLKSVFNMTKAVQKIMLKNRKGSIVNMSSVVGVKGNAGQANYAASKAGMIGFTKSIALELGSRNIRCNAIAPGFIETEMTGKLNEEVVQGWRDSIPLKRGGTPEDVANACLFLASDLSAYVTGQVMNVDGGMLT; translated from the coding sequence ATGAAATTATTAGAAGGAAAAGTAGCCATCATCACCGGAGCCAGTCGCGGAATTGGTAGCGGAATCGCTAAAGTTTTTGCTCAACACGGAGCAAATGTGGCATTTACATACAGTTCGTCTGCCGAATCAGCTTTGGTTTTAGAAAACGAACTAAACGCTTTAGGAATCAAAGCCAAAGGATACAAATCAAACGCAGCCGATTTTAACGAAGCTCAAAAATTAGCCGACGATGTGTTGGCAGAATTTGGCACCATCGATATTTTAATCAACAATGCCGGAATCACAAAAGACAACCTTTTAATGAGAATGTCCGAAGAAGATTTCGATAAAGTCATCGAAATCAACCTAAAATCGGTTTTCAATATGACCAAAGCCGTTCAGAAAATTATGTTGAAAAACCGCAAAGGTTCTATCGTTAATATGAGTTCTGTGGTGGGTGTAAAAGGAAACGCCGGTCAAGCCAACTATGCCGCTTCAAAAGCCGGAATGATTGGTTTTACTAAGTCAATTGCCCTAGAATTAGGTTCGCGAAACATCCGTTGCAACGCCATCGCACCAGGCTTCATCGAAACCGAAATGACCGGAAAATTAAACGAAGAGGTCGTGCAAGGCTGGAGAGATTCCATCCCATTAAAACGTGGTGGAACACCGGAAGACGTTGCCAATGCCTGTCTTTTCTTAGCCTCAGATTTGAGTGCCTACGTAACCGGACAAGTGATGAATGTTGATGGGGGAATGTTGACGTAG
- a CDS encoding Na+/H+ antiporter NhaC family protein, with product MNQTQNKGNALALLPLGVFIFTFLGSGIVLNDFYALPSPIAVILGIIAAFLLFKLSSEEKIQALIKGCGDSKIITMCLIYLLAGAFATVTKTMGGVDSVVNFGIQNINSAYFPLGIFLIAAFLSTATGTSVGAIVALGPIAISLADKSGSSLPLIGGALLGGAMLGDNLSLISDTTIAATQSLGCKMKDKFKVNLFIALPAAFVTVLLLLFLGYGTTEVSLQQEGYQLITIIPYLLVIVLALLGINVFSTLVIGIITAGIIGFYQGDFTLLSFSQTIYKGFTSMTDIFLLSMLTGGLAAMVDKAGGIAFILHQIKKRIKSKRSAQMGIGTLVGLVNVAIANNTVSIVVTGGIAKEINDEYELSAKKTATILDIFSCIFQGLLPYGAQVLLILSFAGGALTWTDLLFNAWYYLFLFLFTILAIYSKYWDKLILKYTA from the coding sequence ATGAATCAAACTCAAAACAAAGGAAATGCTTTAGCCTTACTTCCTTTAGGCGTATTTATTTTTACTTTTCTCGGTAGCGGAATCGTTCTTAATGATTTTTATGCTCTACCTTCTCCAATTGCTGTTATACTCGGAATTATAGCAGCTTTTTTGTTGTTCAAACTTTCTTCGGAAGAAAAAATTCAAGCCTTAATCAAAGGTTGTGGCGATTCAAAAATCATCACCATGTGTCTAATTTATCTTTTGGCTGGTGCATTTGCCACTGTAACCAAAACAATGGGTGGCGTAGATTCGGTGGTAAATTTCGGAATCCAAAACATCAATTCGGCTTATTTTCCTTTAGGAATTTTTCTGATTGCAGCTTTTTTATCCACAGCCACAGGAACATCGGTTGGAGCAATTGTTGCTCTTGGACCAATCGCCATTTCATTAGCCGATAAATCAGGTTCTTCGTTGCCGCTTATTGGAGGAGCGTTGTTGGGTGGAGCAATGCTGGGCGACAATCTTTCACTCATTTCAGACACCACTATTGCCGCAACACAATCGCTCGGATGTAAGATGAAAGACAAATTCAAAGTCAATTTATTCATTGCATTGCCGGCCGCATTTGTCACGGTTTTACTCTTGCTTTTTTTAGGATATGGTACAACTGAAGTAAGCTTACAACAAGAAGGTTATCAACTCATTACTATCATTCCTTATCTCTTAGTAATCGTTTTGGCTTTACTCGGAATCAATGTTTTTTCCACTCTTGTAATCGGAATAATTACAGCGGGAATAATCGGATTTTATCAAGGCGATTTTACACTTTTATCCTTCTCTCAAACCATTTATAAAGGCTTTACAAGCATGACCGATATTTTTTTGCTCTCCATGCTCACGGGTGGATTGGCAGCCATGGTTGATAAAGCAGGGGGAATTGCATTTATTCTCCATCAAATTAAAAAGCGAATAAAATCTAAACGTTCGGCTCAAATGGGAATAGGAACCTTGGTTGGATTGGTTAACGTTGCCATTGCAAACAACACCGTTTCCATCGTTGTAACGGGCGGAATTGCCAAAGAAATTAACGATGAATACGAACTAAGTGCTAAAAAAACAGCAACTATTTTAGACATTTTTTCCTGTATTTTTCAAGGACTATTGCCTTACGGAGCACAAGTTTTACTCATCCTTAGTTTTGCCGGAGGAGCTTTAACTTGGACAGACTTATTGTTCAATGCTTGGTATTATTTGTTCTTGTTCCTGTTCACAATCTTGGCAATCTACAGCAAATATTGGGATAAATTAATTTTGAAATACACAGCGTAA
- a CDS encoding pirin family protein: protein MSNIDLIIEERSRDIGDFLVGRILPFRKKRMVGPFIFIDHMGPTELGPEKYMDVDQHPHIGLATLTFLLEGAVMHEDSLGTKVKIQPGSVNWMVAGSGVTHTERTPQELRNGNIFTMHGYQIWVALPKEKEFMQPEFHHFDANELPQWQEGSAEFKLVAGTAFGKNSPVPVFSDMFMVEIKTEEEYQLQINGQVRGEIGICIVEGSIQACDNHVEKGNMLVSKAEDACSLTIHPNSHIILFGGQPFEQERQIFWNFVASDPSTIEKAKENWRNKTFPMVQNDETYVPLPEGF from the coding sequence ATGTCAAACATCGATTTAATCATAGAAGAACGCAGCCGCGACATCGGCGATTTTTTAGTGGGCAGAATTCTCCCTTTTCGTAAAAAGAGAATGGTCGGACCGTTTATTTTTATCGACCACATGGGGCCAACAGAGTTAGGCCCTGAAAAATATATGGATGTTGATCAGCATCCACACATCGGTCTGGCAACATTGACTTTTTTGTTAGAAGGAGCCGTTATGCACGAAGATAGCTTAGGAACGAAAGTCAAAATCCAACCCGGATCAGTCAATTGGATGGTTGCCGGAAGCGGCGTTACGCACACCGAACGAACGCCTCAAGAACTCAGAAACGGAAACATTTTCACCATGCACGGCTATCAAATTTGGGTCGCACTTCCCAAAGAAAAAGAATTTATGCAGCCCGAATTCCATCATTTTGATGCGAACGAACTACCGCAATGGCAGGAGGGAAGTGCCGAATTTAAACTCGTTGCCGGAACCGCTTTCGGAAAAAATTCTCCCGTTCCCGTATTTTCAGATATGTTCATGGTGGAAATTAAAACCGAGGAAGAATACCAACTTCAAATTAACGGACAAGTGCGTGGCGAAATCGGAATTTGCATCGTAGAAGGATCCATTCAAGCTTGTGATAACCATGTAGAAAAAGGAAATATGCTAGTTTCCAAAGCAGAAGATGCGTGTTCGCTCACCATCCATCCCAACTCGCACATTATTCTTTTTGGCGGTCAACCGTTTGAGCAAGAACGTCAAATTTTTTGGAATTTTGTGGCATCCGATCCATCAACCATCGAAAAAGCAAAAGAAAATTGGAGAAATAAAACGTTTCCCATGGTGCAAAATGATGAAACCTATGTTCCTTTACCAGAAGGATTTTAA